In the genome of Bremerella sp. JC817, one region contains:
- a CDS encoding inositol-3-phosphate synthase — MASSRTGIWLIGAKGGVATTSIVGLLALKKGLTENVGLVSELAQFSHLDLAKWDDIVIGGHEIRDTSLLDEAYKMVFESRAIDGRMLEKLKDDLVALDANIQEGTLINVGNMIASLADPKLREVQETPREAVDRLKEHMADFAKANNLDNVVVVNVSSTEPSVDGDQFPATWKELEPQLADAKCPLPASSLYGIATLELGYVFINFTPSLGTALPALDDLAKINNTCHMGHDGKTGETLLKSTLAPMFAQRNLKVMSWVGHNIFGNMDAKVLDDPENKKTKAVSKDRLLSKIFGYTPQTLVTIENIESMGDWKTAWDHIHFQGFLGTPMVMQFIWQGCDSLLAAPLVIDLARFGDLARRTGATGLQPQLSCFFKSPLGTEENDFGRQFLMLENWTESLKG, encoded by the coding sequence ATGGCAAGCTCGCGAACCGGGATCTGGCTGATTGGCGCCAAAGGCGGAGTCGCCACCACCTCGATTGTTGGTCTCCTCGCGCTGAAGAAAGGTCTGACCGAAAACGTCGGCCTGGTTAGCGAATTGGCTCAATTCTCTCATTTGGATCTCGCCAAGTGGGACGACATCGTTATCGGCGGCCACGAGATCCGCGATACCAGCCTGCTGGACGAAGCGTACAAGATGGTCTTCGAGAGCCGTGCGATCGATGGCCGCATGCTTGAAAAACTGAAAGACGACCTCGTCGCGCTCGATGCCAACATTCAGGAAGGCACCCTGATCAATGTCGGCAACATGATCGCCAGCCTGGCCGATCCCAAGCTGCGAGAAGTCCAAGAGACCCCACGCGAAGCGGTCGATCGCCTGAAGGAGCACATGGCCGACTTCGCCAAGGCGAACAACCTGGACAACGTGGTCGTGGTGAATGTCTCGTCGACTGAACCTTCGGTCGACGGTGACCAGTTCCCCGCGACCTGGAAAGAACTGGAACCACAACTGGCCGACGCCAAGTGCCCGCTGCCTGCCAGTTCGCTCTATGGCATCGCGACGCTGGAACTCGGTTACGTCTTCATCAATTTCACGCCATCGCTCGGCACCGCACTGCCGGCGCTCGACGATCTGGCGAAGATCAACAACACCTGCCACATGGGTCACGATGGCAAGACGGGCGAGACGCTCCTGAAGAGCACGCTCGCCCCGATGTTTGCCCAGCGGAACCTGAAAGTGATGAGCTGGGTCGGGCACAATATCTTCGGCAACATGGACGCCAAGGTGCTGGATGATCCGGAAAACAAGAAGACGAAGGCGGTCAGCAAAGATCGCTTGCTCAGCAAGATCTTCGGTTACACGCCACAGACCCTCGTCACGATCGAAAACATCGAGAGCATGGGGGACTGGAAGACCGCGTGGGATCACATCCACTTCCAAGGCTTCCTCGGCACGCCGATGGTCATGCAGTTCATCTGGCAAGGTTGCGATTCGCTGCTGGCCGCACCACTGGTGATCGACCTGGCTCGCTTCGGTGACCTGGCTCGTCGCACTGGGGCCACCGGGCTGCAGCCGCAACTGTCGTGCTTCTTCAAGTCGCCTTTGGGGACCGAAGAAAACGATTTCGGCCGTCAGTTTCTGATGCTGGAAAACTGGACCGAATCGCTCAAAGGCTAA
- a CDS encoding amino acid aminotransferase, translating into MFQQVQTAPPDSILGLNEAFRNDPNPEKINLSVGVYKDEKGVTPVLKCVKEAEKRLLENENTKSYLPIDGRPGYTKAVRELLFGADHEVLTSNRAVTVQSPGGTGALRVAGDFLADSFPGRALWLSQPTWPNHPNIFTAAGVPLKTYPYFDKATNGLAFDAMMDALKGATKGDIVLLHGCCHNPTGIDPTPEQWKAIGDLIQENELLPLLDFAYQGFGDGLAEDAGGLRELARPGQEMLICSSFSKNFGLYNERVGALTAIAGTEEEAAAVLSQMKKVIRSNYSNPPTHGAAVVETVLTDGSLNTMWEEELAHMRNRINGIRKLFVDKISACGIDQDFSFIQNQKGMFSFSGLNQMQVDQLRNDMSIYIVGSGRINVAGISEANVDRLCEGIKRVIA; encoded by the coding sequence ATGTTCCAGCAAGTCCAAACGGCTCCCCCGGACTCGATCTTGGGGCTCAATGAAGCCTTCCGTAACGACCCGAACCCGGAAAAGATCAATCTGAGCGTCGGTGTCTACAAAGACGAGAAGGGAGTCACGCCGGTCCTGAAGTGTGTTAAGGAAGCGGAGAAGCGACTGCTGGAAAACGAAAACACGAAAAGCTACCTGCCCATCGATGGCCGTCCTGGCTACACGAAGGCAGTCCGCGAACTGCTCTTCGGTGCCGATCACGAGGTTCTCACCTCGAACCGAGCCGTCACCGTACAGTCGCCCGGGGGGACCGGGGCATTGCGTGTTGCTGGCGACTTCCTCGCCGATAGCTTCCCTGGCCGCGCGCTGTGGCTCAGCCAGCCGACCTGGCCAAACCATCCCAACATCTTCACGGCTGCTGGTGTGCCGCTGAAGACCTATCCTTACTTCGACAAAGCGACCAACGGCCTGGCTTTCGACGCCATGATGGATGCGTTGAAGGGTGCCACGAAGGGGGATATCGTTCTGCTGCATGGTTGTTGCCACAACCCAACTGGTATCGATCCGACTCCAGAACAGTGGAAGGCGATCGGTGACCTGATTCAAGAGAACGAACTGCTCCCGCTGCTCGACTTCGCCTACCAAGGCTTCGGCGATGGCCTGGCCGAAGATGCCGGAGGCCTGCGCGAGCTGGCACGTCCTGGTCAGGAAATGCTTATCTGCAGCAGCTTCAGCAAGAACTTCGGTCTCTACAACGAACGCGTCGGGGCGTTGACCGCCATCGCTGGTACCGAAGAAGAAGCTGCCGCCGTACTGAGCCAGATGAAGAAGGTGATTCGCTCGAACTACTCGAATCCGCCAACGCACGGTGCCGCGGTTGTCGAAACGGTGCTCACCGATGGATCGCTCAACACCATGTGGGAAGAAGAGCTCGCCCACATGCGTAATCGTATCAACGGTATCCGCAAGCTGTTTGTCGACAAGATCTCGGCCTGCGGCATCGATCAGGACTTCTCGTTCATCCAGAACCAGAAGGGCATGTTCAGCTTTTCGGGGCTGAATCAGATGCAGGTCGATCAGCTTCGCAACGACATGAGCATCTACATCGTTGGCTCAGGTCGTATCAACGTCGCCGGGATCAGCGAAGCCAACGTCGACCGTTTGTGCGAAGGCATCAAACGGGTGATCGCCTAA
- a CDS encoding HEAT repeat domain-containing protein, with product MSDRLNAVLSGWLEGDQALEAWIQRAEALQWILNAEALEISGILRFLESVPPEISDTQRRFLDRVLNLLAIRLRKFDELDEADLDRIVSAHQKWGATHRMDHLLLALLASLGSEPALKRFAELVVQQPPANSNAATIAFVPLLRQDDIATETLFPKLLEALSHLSVASLVLDLANQMVRRGDIERHPAADRVEALGELFAGLVARLGKFENEPPTEVKDFVAAKVAVTEATSIALAICDAFTLIGDQKAVGKLKSALDLKHRKLRSEAAISLAKLGNEEGKELLVELAAEPVCRQRVLATAEELDLLPKIAAEYQTEQAKVEGELAAWLSLDTQFGMPPHEIHQIDTRTLGWPGFEDPIECHLVQYAFHMPGGTFQSVGIVGPATQSFAVDLAPLGLADVYAAFAGWQAEHPEVFELEPEQWQPNQLELVNNLRQRIEGEGYESPQPAMLGFFFGDIRLIAATKREGQPGTAVADLRNTTFYPAGESRHPIGPREAYYVHVGREYMQAFNKDRPEWVSLNESLSEEEGQSPPEAS from the coding sequence ATGTCGGATCGTTTAAATGCCGTTCTCAGTGGTTGGCTCGAAGGAGACCAGGCGCTAGAAGCATGGATCCAACGTGCCGAGGCGCTGCAATGGATTCTGAACGCCGAAGCACTGGAAATCTCGGGGATTTTGCGGTTTTTAGAGTCGGTTCCTCCCGAGATTTCCGACACCCAACGACGCTTCCTCGATCGTGTTTTGAACCTGCTGGCCATCCGTCTGCGGAAGTTCGACGAGCTCGATGAAGCGGACCTCGATCGCATCGTTTCAGCGCATCAGAAGTGGGGCGCGACGCATCGCATGGATCACCTTCTGTTGGCGCTTCTGGCGTCGCTTGGAAGTGAACCGGCACTCAAGCGCTTCGCCGAGTTGGTCGTTCAACAACCACCTGCCAATTCGAATGCAGCCACGATCGCTTTTGTTCCGCTTTTGCGTCAGGACGACATCGCGACCGAGACACTTTTTCCAAAACTGTTGGAAGCGCTGTCGCATCTCTCGGTCGCATCCCTCGTGCTCGACCTCGCCAATCAAATGGTGCGTCGTGGTGACATCGAACGTCATCCGGCTGCCGATCGTGTCGAAGCCTTGGGCGAATTGTTCGCCGGGCTGGTCGCGCGCCTCGGGAAGTTTGAAAACGAACCACCGACCGAGGTCAAAGACTTCGTCGCGGCCAAGGTCGCCGTCACCGAAGCGACCTCAATCGCACTGGCCATCTGCGATGCGTTCACCTTGATCGGCGACCAGAAGGCCGTTGGTAAACTGAAGTCCGCATTAGACTTAAAGCATCGCAAGCTTCGCTCGGAAGCCGCCATTTCGCTGGCCAAACTGGGCAACGAAGAGGGAAAAGAGCTGCTGGTCGAGCTGGCTGCCGAGCCCGTTTGTCGGCAGCGTGTGCTGGCCACCGCCGAGGAGCTGGACCTGCTGCCGAAGATCGCGGCCGAGTATCAAACCGAGCAAGCGAAGGTCGAAGGGGAGCTCGCTGCCTGGCTCTCGCTGGATACTCAGTTCGGGATGCCACCGCACGAGATTCATCAAATCGACACTCGAACGCTTGGTTGGCCTGGCTTCGAAGATCCCATCGAATGTCATCTCGTGCAGTATGCCTTTCACATGCCTGGCGGTACGTTCCAGAGCGTGGGGATCGTTGGGCCGGCAACGCAAAGCTTTGCCGTCGACCTGGCACCTTTGGGCCTGGCCGATGTCTACGCGGCCTTCGCTGGCTGGCAGGCCGAGCATCCCGAAGTGTTCGAGCTGGAGCCAGAACAGTGGCAGCCAAACCAGCTAGAACTGGTCAACAACCTTCGCCAACGGATCGAAGGTGAAGGATACGAGTCGCCTCAACCGGCGATGCTGGGCTTCTTCTTCGGCGATATTCGCCTGATCGCGGCCACCAAGCGCGAAGGTCAGCCTGGAACGGCAGTCGCGGATCTCCGCAATACAACGTTCTATCCAGCCGGAGAGAGCCGGCACCCGATCGGCCCACGCGAGGCATACTACGTCCATGTCGGTCGCGAATACATGCAGGCCTTCAATAAAGACCGCCCCGAGTGGGTTTCGTTGAACGAGAGCCTGTCCGAAGAAGAGGGCCAATCGCCGCCAGAAGCTTCTTAA
- a CDS encoding DEAD/DEAH box helicase — protein MSTPEDSPTQRFSDLNLSKNMLAALAEARYEVPSPIQSGVIPIALEGKDVLGQARTGTGKTAAFGIPIIETLPEGKGPHALILVPTRELAVQVRDELTKLSKGMGVQCVAIYGGKPIRGQMDKLKRHPQIVVGTPGRVIDHMTRNSLALDHLSVVVLDEADRMLDIGFRPDIEKILRRCPDDRQTMLLSATVPPPIERLANRYMRDPVKVDFSPTNISADTIEQHYFTVDGPKKMELLIRLLRREQPTKAIVFCRTKRGTEKLFQRLQKKTKLVRCIHGDMHQGARNRTISDFKANRYRILIATDVVGRGIDISDVTLIINYDVPEYSDDYVHRVGRTGRMGKEGVAYTFVTPEEGNQLTRIEMRIDKLLIRDEMEGFDPYVKTSVETSPVHSRDTPADGDAKEPEDGPPKKTPRRRHRRAL, from the coding sequence TTGTCGACCCCCGAAGATTCCCCCACACAGCGATTTTCCGACCTCAATCTCTCGAAGAATATGCTCGCCGCTCTGGCTGAAGCGCGTTACGAGGTTCCCTCGCCGATTCAATCGGGCGTGATTCCGATCGCATTGGAAGGCAAAGACGTTCTTGGCCAGGCCCGAACCGGTACCGGGAAAACGGCCGCCTTCGGTATTCCAATCATCGAGACCCTGCCCGAGGGAAAAGGTCCGCACGCCTTGATTCTGGTGCCAACCCGAGAGTTGGCCGTTCAGGTCCGCGACGAACTCACCAAGCTTTCCAAGGGGATGGGGGTTCAGTGCGTTGCGATCTATGGCGGTAAGCCGATCCGCGGACAGATGGACAAGCTGAAACGCCACCCACAGATCGTCGTTGGTACGCCTGGTCGCGTGATCGATCATATGACCCGCAACTCGCTGGCACTCGATCATCTCTCGGTGGTGGTGCTAGACGAAGCTGACCGGATGCTCGATATCGGTTTCCGACCAGACATCGAGAAGATTCTGCGTCGCTGCCCAGACGATCGTCAGACGATGCTCCTCAGCGCGACCGTTCCGCCCCCCATCGAGCGTCTGGCGAACCGCTACATGCGAGACCCGGTGAAAGTCGACTTCTCGCCAACCAATATCTCGGCCGACACGATCGAGCAGCATTACTTCACGGTCGACGGGCCGAAGAAGATGGAACTGCTGATCCGACTGCTACGCCGCGAACAGCCAACCAAGGCGATTGTCTTCTGCCGAACCAAACGGGGCACCGAGAAGTTGTTCCAGCGGCTGCAGAAGAAGACCAAACTGGTCCGCTGCATCCATGGCGACATGCACCAGGGTGCCCGCAACCGCACGATTTCAGACTTCAAGGCAAATCGCTACCGTATCCTGATTGCCACCGACGTGGTGGGCCGCGGCATCGATATCTCGGACGTGACGTTGATCATCAACTACGACGTGCCAGAGTACTCCGACGACTACGTCCACCGCGTGGGACGTACCGGGCGTATGGGTAAAGAAGGGGTCGCTTACACCTTCGTGACGCCGGAAGAAGGCAACCAGTTGACCCGCATCGAAATGCGAATCGACAAGCTGTTGATCCGCGACGAAATGGAAGGCTTCGATCCATACGTGAAGACTTCGGTCGAAACCAGCCCGGTTCATAGCCGCGACACCCCGGCAGATGGCGATGCGAAAGAGCCAGAAGATGGGCCACCGAAGAAGACGCCACGTCGTCGTCATCGCCGAGCTCTCTAA
- a CDS encoding extracellular solute-binding protein, whose amino-acid sequence MNARLSLLLVALFSVIASTAGCRPGASQEVVVYTALDQEFSEGHFDAYEKATGVEVVPKFDTEANKTVGLTEKLFAEKDRPRADLFWNNEILNTLRLDKAGLLEAYEPEHLDQYPAEFRSKNDTWFGLAARARILLVNTELLTEENRPTSIFDLTKDEWKGRGGYAKPLFGTTATHAAVLFSELGDEKAEEFFSTLAINARMYPGNKQVAQAVASGQIAFGLTDTDDAIVEIESGRPVAIVYPDQQEGELGTLFIPNTLAIIKDGPNPESAKKLVDYLLSAEVETALANGPSAQIPLNTTVEIPLRIESPQTIRPMSVDWDAAVDHWEPAARFLRQSILTR is encoded by the coding sequence ATGAATGCTCGTCTTTCGCTGCTGCTGGTCGCGTTGTTTTCCGTAATCGCTTCCACGGCTGGCTGCCGACCAGGGGCATCGCAGGAAGTGGTCGTCTACACGGCGCTCGATCAGGAATTCTCTGAAGGTCACTTCGACGCTTACGAGAAAGCAACCGGCGTCGAAGTGGTTCCAAAGTTCGATACGGAAGCCAACAAAACGGTCGGACTGACCGAAAAGCTATTTGCTGAGAAAGATCGCCCCCGGGCCGATCTGTTCTGGAACAACGAGATATTGAACACGCTTCGGCTCGATAAGGCAGGCCTATTAGAGGCTTACGAGCCAGAGCATCTCGATCAGTACCCGGCCGAGTTCCGCTCGAAGAACGATACCTGGTTCGGGCTGGCGGCTCGGGCTCGGATCTTGCTGGTGAATACTGAACTGCTGACCGAGGAGAATCGACCGACATCGATCTTCGATCTGACGAAGGATGAGTGGAAAGGCCGAGGGGGCTATGCGAAGCCACTGTTTGGTACGACCGCCACGCATGCCGCGGTGTTGTTTTCGGAGCTTGGTGACGAGAAGGCCGAAGAGTTCTTCTCAACCCTCGCGATCAATGCCCGGATGTACCCTGGCAACAAGCAAGTCGCCCAGGCAGTCGCCAGTGGCCAGATCGCATTCGGTCTGACTGACACCGACGATGCGATTGTCGAGATCGAGTCGGGACGTCCGGTGGCGATTGTTTACCCGGATCAGCAGGAAGGAGAACTCGGCACGCTGTTTATCCCCAACACGCTGGCGATCATTAAAGATGGCCCCAACCCCGAGTCCGCGAAGAAGCTGGTCGATTACCTGTTGTCGGCCGAAGTCGAAACGGCGCTGGCCAACGGACCGAGTGCCCAGATTCCGCTGAACACGACCGTCGAGATTCCATTGAGGATTGAATCCCCGCAGACCATCCGCCCGATGTCGGTCGATTGGGATGCGGCAGTCGATCATTGGGAGCCTGCCGCCCGGTTCTTGCGTCAGTCGATCCTGACGCGCTAG
- a CDS encoding PQQ-binding-like beta-propeller repeat protein, which translates to MIEISALAFRNRGFACLILLLIPSFLLADEPIWKPVLQGNANDWPAWRGPEGTGVALAKTAPTKWNEQENIAWETSLEGWGDSTPAIVGEHVFVTLQNESNELRLIRLNAETGEIDRNILVDQAETPRTAPKRKTQKFHNLHNLASPSPVVSGNYVVAHFGNGTLATYTLDGEKVWQHNLQQEFGEYSIWWGHANSPVVYDGLVISVCMQDSLSDLQDEPAKSYLVAHDLKTGAQRWMTMRMTGAPAEEADAYTTPLLLKKDGKTQLVVMGGNTLDAYDPATGKQLWFLPGLVGGRTVTGPIVADGKVFTTRGMRKPLLSVKLDGNQGELTEDAIEWEVDKSTPDTPSPVYANGMLFTVTDDGIAHCYRAEDGELLWRERLGGNFKASPIVAAGNVYYLNIDGKCTVVAAKDSFELVAENELKDTTIASPAVAGGKLFLRGKAKLYCIGK; encoded by the coding sequence ATGATCGAGATTTCTGCACTGGCATTTCGAAACCGTGGTTTTGCCTGCCTGATCCTGCTGCTCATCCCTTCATTTCTTCTGGCCGACGAGCCGATTTGGAAGCCGGTCCTGCAAGGGAATGCGAACGACTGGCCTGCCTGGCGAGGCCCCGAGGGAACCGGCGTCGCGCTGGCCAAGACTGCTCCGACCAAGTGGAATGAACAAGAGAACATCGCGTGGGAAACTTCACTGGAAGGCTGGGGCGATTCGACGCCAGCGATTGTGGGCGAGCATGTCTTTGTGACGTTACAAAATGAATCGAACGAGCTCCGTTTGATTCGCTTGAATGCCGAGACGGGCGAGATCGATCGCAACATCCTGGTCGACCAGGCCGAGACGCCTCGGACCGCTCCGAAGCGAAAGACCCAGAAGTTCCATAACCTGCACAATCTCGCCAGCCCTTCTCCGGTGGTCAGCGGCAACTACGTGGTGGCTCACTTCGGCAATGGAACGTTGGCGACGTATACGCTCGATGGCGAAAAAGTGTGGCAGCATAACCTGCAGCAAGAGTTCGGCGAGTACTCGATCTGGTGGGGACATGCCAACAGCCCGGTCGTCTACGATGGGCTGGTGATCTCGGTTTGCATGCAAGACTCCCTCTCCGATCTTCAAGACGAGCCTGCCAAGAGCTACCTGGTTGCCCACGATCTGAAGACGGGCGCGCAGCGCTGGATGACGATGCGGATGACCGGTGCCCCGGCCGAAGAAGCGGACGCATACACGACACCGCTGCTGCTGAAAAAAGATGGCAAGACGCAGTTGGTCGTGATGGGTGGCAACACGCTCGACGCTTACGACCCTGCGACCGGCAAGCAGTTGTGGTTCTTACCAGGTCTGGTCGGAGGCCGCACGGTCACAGGGCCGATTGTCGCCGATGGCAAAGTATTCACAACGCGCGGTATGCGAAAGCCATTGCTTTCGGTCAAGCTGGATGGCAACCAGGGAGAACTCACGGAGGACGCCATTGAATGGGAAGTCGATAAGTCGACGCCAGACACGCCTTCCCCAGTCTATGCCAACGGCATGCTGTTCACGGTGACTGACGACGGCATCGCCCATTGCTACCGGGCAGAAGATGGCGAGCTGCTGTGGCGTGAACGTCTCGGTGGCAACTTCAAGGCATCGCCGATCGTGGCTGCTGGCAATGTTTATTACTTGAACATCGACGGCAAATGCACCGTGGTCGCGGCGAAAGATTCGTTCGAATTGGTCGCTGAAAACGAGTTGAAAGATACCACGATCGCGTCGCCAGCCGTTGCCGGCGGCAAGCTCTTCCTGCGTGGCAAGGCAAAGTTGTACTGTATCGGCAAGTGA
- a CDS encoding TlpA disulfide reductase family protein — translation MMKLSLTLLAAVLLPLGSLHVVCAAEDGTPPAATESAESPLVALDVLEAYRADTTKPDTLHDFGLKNLELIEQDLQSNPARAGERIAAIKKVLETVDPKATISTQMVLNSLGNQLWRLKIELGARETSQADIEARLVENPDDFEAISLLTMKLRMVFDEELGDDLDKMEQYAKTAQQFSQTQQQRSQDAKAERAYKSLDSRIEKMIATVDRERAFLVMIGKEMYPIVPHAWINGKGLTPEEMKGKVILLDFWALWCGPCIAGFPHMVDLQEKYGSQGLQVVGVTTYYKIDFSGQGIKPDDMTPELEQVTLNKLVTDKKLNYPTAVLAESEEAYDFYSVTAIPELVLIGRDGKIRLVEVGIDEEGLIKLDETIQKLLAE, via the coding sequence ATGATGAAACTCTCTCTCACGTTGCTCGCGGCAGTGCTTCTGCCGCTGGGCTCACTCCATGTTGTCTGCGCGGCTGAAGATGGGACACCGCCGGCTGCAACCGAGTCCGCCGAGTCGCCACTGGTCGCGCTCGACGTTCTAGAGGCCTATCGGGCCGATACGACCAAGCCCGACACGCTGCACGACTTTGGGCTGAAGAATCTGGAGCTGATCGAACAAGATCTGCAGTCGAACCCAGCCCGAGCAGGCGAGCGAATCGCGGCGATCAAAAAGGTTCTGGAAACGGTCGATCCGAAGGCGACCATTTCAACCCAGATGGTTTTGAACAGCCTGGGCAATCAGTTGTGGCGATTGAAGATCGAACTGGGAGCCCGTGAAACTTCGCAGGCAGATATCGAAGCCCGCCTGGTCGAAAATCCCGACGACTTCGAGGCGATCAGCCTGCTGACGATGAAGCTGCGAATGGTCTTCGATGAAGAACTCGGCGACGATCTCGACAAGATGGAGCAATACGCCAAAACTGCCCAGCAGTTCTCGCAGACTCAGCAGCAGCGCTCGCAAGATGCCAAGGCCGAGCGCGCCTACAAGTCGCTCGATAGCCGAATCGAAAAGATGATCGCGACGGTCGATCGCGAACGTGCCTTCCTGGTCATGATTGGCAAAGAGATGTATCCGATCGTGCCGCATGCTTGGATCAATGGAAAAGGTCTCACCCCGGAAGAGATGAAGGGGAAGGTGATCCTGCTCGACTTCTGGGCGCTGTGGTGTGGTCCCTGCATCGCCGGTTTCCCACACATGGTCGACCTGCAAGAGAAGTACGGTAGCCAGGGCCTTCAGGTCGTAGGTGTCACGACGTACTACAAGATCGACTTCTCTGGCCAAGGCATCAAGCCGGATGACATGACGCCAGAACTGGAACAGGTCACACTGAATAAGCTCGTCACAGACAAGAAATTGAATTACCCGACTGCCGTCCTAGCTGAGTCGGAAGAGGCCTACGATTTCTACTCGGTGACTGCCATTCC